A genomic segment from Rathayibacter sp. VKM Ac-2760 encodes:
- a CDS encoding hydroxymethylglutaryl-CoA lyase, whose translation MTALALNGRGIDRAIEAGVREIEIVASASTGHSTANAGKSTEAALDDLERAVHRHQGSGVQFVAGISTAFVCPFEGDVPAERVVHLAEWFARMGVTMVGLADTLGTATPDLVLDTTRRVREALPHLDYSLHLHNAHGRALETVLTAVEDGIVRFDAALAGYGGCPFAPGAAGNLDTLELVRHLHGAGHDTGIDVTRLAEVTAQARTVVHSSPPIAA comes from the coding sequence GTGACCGCCCTCGCCCTGAACGGCAGAGGCATCGACCGAGCGATCGAGGCGGGAGTGCGAGAGATCGAGATCGTCGCCTCCGCGAGCACGGGACACAGCACCGCCAATGCAGGCAAGTCCACGGAGGCCGCCCTCGACGACCTGGAACGGGCAGTACATCGGCACCAGGGGAGCGGCGTGCAGTTCGTCGCGGGCATCTCCACCGCGTTCGTCTGCCCTTTCGAGGGCGACGTCCCCGCTGAGCGGGTCGTCCACCTCGCCGAATGGTTCGCGCGGATGGGCGTCACCATGGTCGGTCTCGCCGACACACTCGGCACCGCCACACCCGACCTCGTCCTGGACACCACCCGCCGCGTCCGGGAGGCGTTGCCACACCTGGACTACTCCCTGCATCTGCACAACGCCCACGGGAGAGCCCTCGAAACGGTGCTCACCGCGGTCGAGGACGGCATCGTCCGCTTCGACGCCGCCCTCGCCGGCTACGGCGGATGTCCGTTCGCGCCGGGCGCAGCCGGTAACCTCGACACCCTCGAGCTGGTCCGGCATCTCCACGGGGCCGGACACGACACCGGCATCGACGTCACACGCCTCGCCGAGGTCACCGCGCAGGCCCGCACAGTCGTCCACTCCTCGCCGCCGATCGCCGCCTGA
- a CDS encoding helix-turn-helix domain-containing protein, giving the protein MTEAVRMPTPGGSQTLDRGVSILELLAEAPAGLTIDEVARHLTVHRSIAYRLLRTLEDHRLIVRDSQGRIVLGPRMAALAAGVSSDLQASSLPELRAVAQELGMTCFLTVLDADECVTLVSVEARSTIAASVAQRPGARHAITVGAPGKAILSALPESEWPEGISPELRAEIHAIALRGFATSHDEVIATVQAVSVPLVTRRLQPAALAVMYVGATRDPAVLANRLLVAAAAIRVALDG; this is encoded by the coding sequence ATGACCGAAGCCGTTCGCATGCCGACCCCTGGTGGTTCGCAGACCCTGGACCGCGGCGTCAGCATTCTCGAGCTCCTGGCGGAGGCTCCGGCCGGCCTGACGATCGACGAAGTCGCGCGCCACCTGACGGTGCACCGCTCCATCGCCTACCGGTTGCTGCGGACGCTCGAGGATCACCGGTTGATTGTGCGCGACTCGCAGGGGCGCATCGTTCTGGGGCCGCGGATGGCGGCACTGGCCGCCGGTGTGTCGTCCGATCTTCAGGCGTCGTCACTGCCTGAGCTACGCGCGGTCGCGCAGGAGCTCGGAATGACCTGCTTCCTCACGGTCCTCGATGCTGACGAATGCGTCACCCTGGTGAGTGTCGAAGCGCGGAGCACGATCGCCGCGTCCGTGGCTCAGCGACCCGGAGCGCGCCATGCGATCACCGTCGGCGCTCCTGGCAAGGCGATCCTCTCCGCCCTCCCAGAGAGTGAGTGGCCCGAGGGCATCTCGCCCGAGCTGCGCGCCGAGATCCACGCGATCGCCCTCCGCGGCTTCGCCACCAGCCACGACGAGGTCATCGCCACCGTGCAGGCGGTGTCAGTGCCCCTCGTCACGCGACGTCTGCAACCGGCGGCACTGGCGGTCATGTACGTCGGAGCCACCCGCGATCCGGCAGTACTGGCGAACCGTCTTCTCGTGGCCGCTGCGGCGATCCGAGTCGCGCTCGACGGGTGA
- a CDS encoding VOC family protein, translated as MMLHSGGGGVPGFSGPVGGIDHIGIVVQDAERAAVYYTDRLGLRIVDDEVLDEPGVRVMYLAAGPDLIQLVQPLREGPVRSWLDANGEGLHHVCLRVQDIGALLSELGDQDDAVTFRGGRRRRACFLMNAPVGVRIELTEAAAIASTVDAEAATGS; from the coding sequence ATGATGCTCCACTCCGGCGGGGGCGGGGTCCCGGGGTTCTCAGGCCCGGTCGGTGGAATCGATCACATCGGCATCGTGGTGCAGGACGCCGAGCGAGCCGCGGTCTACTACACCGATCGACTCGGACTGCGGATCGTCGACGACGAGGTGCTCGACGAGCCCGGAGTGAGAGTGATGTACCTCGCGGCGGGACCCGACCTGATCCAGCTCGTGCAGCCGCTCCGCGAGGGTCCGGTCCGCAGCTGGCTCGACGCGAACGGAGAAGGGCTGCACCACGTCTGCCTGCGCGTGCAGGACATCGGCGCCCTCCTCTCGGAGCTCGGCGATCAGGACGACGCGGTGACGTTCCGCGGCGGCCGCCGGCGACGGGCCTGCTTCCTGATGAACGCTCCGGTCGGCGTCCGGATCGAGCTCACCGAAGCAGCCGCGATCGCATCGACCGTGGACGCCGAGGCGGCCACGGGGTCGTAG
- a CDS encoding NAD(P)-dependent oxidoreductase, with translation MRDGAWRPDLDETSYGELYGKTVGIIGLGNIGRWVGKIVHHGFGADVVYYDDAQIPLTVSELIPATAVSLEELMTRSDIVCVNVPLNEKSHQLIGAEQLALMKSSGILVNVGRGEVLDEGALVDALRRRAIVGAGLDVFAAEPLAASSPLRELDNVICTPHMAGVGWENVQRRIAAVWGNLDTVLRGGVPTGVITETLRADPR, from the coding sequence ATGCGAGACGGTGCGTGGCGCCCGGATCTGGATGAGACCTCCTACGGCGAGCTCTACGGAAAGACGGTCGGGATCATTGGTCTCGGCAACATCGGCAGATGGGTGGGCAAGATCGTCCACCACGGCTTCGGGGCGGACGTCGTCTACTACGACGACGCGCAGATCCCGCTGACGGTGTCCGAGCTCATCCCCGCGACCGCCGTCTCGCTGGAGGAGCTGATGACTCGGTCCGACATCGTCTGCGTGAATGTGCCCCTCAACGAGAAATCGCACCAGTTGATCGGCGCAGAGCAGCTCGCGCTGATGAAGTCGAGCGGCATTCTCGTGAACGTCGGGCGAGGAGAGGTCCTCGATGAGGGGGCACTCGTCGACGCCCTGCGCCGGCGGGCCATCGTCGGCGCCGGACTCGACGTGTTCGCGGCCGAGCCGCTGGCGGCATCGAGCCCCCTCCGAGAACTCGACAACGTGATCTGCACTCCTCACATGGCGGGAGTCGGATGGGAGAACGTCCAGCGACGGATCGCCGCCGTGTGGGGCAATCTCGACACCGTTCTCCGAGGCGGCGTGCCCACGGGAGTGATCACCGAGACGCTGCGAGCAGACCCTCGATGA
- a CDS encoding thiamine pyrophosphate-binding protein codes for MPTVVTHVAAALSQHIRTVFGVMGNGNAHFIDALERTSAAEFVAVRHEAGGVVAADAFSRAGGGIAAATATYGAGFTNTLTALAEAVQARVPLMLVVGDEPTSGPRPWDVDQVALASGVGARTYTVGRTDAAATTLLAIEHALQFRVPTVLAIPYDVGTLEAGPVQPTPELRSAPKAPVSTFMQLAVGDAATALANAERPFLLAGRGAWLAGASGTLGALAEATGALTASTALGRGVFPDGRYDLGVTGGFGTDAATELIRQADVVVVFGASLNQFTMRFGALFAPTTRVIQVDLAPTATHPHVGTYLRGDVADVAEALLAGVRGAGTTPSRWRDTAPLENVRQHDPGTGLADDGLLDPRSAAARIGELLPANRVVVSDGGHFIGWANMYWPVASPERMVMVGTAYQSIGFGFPSVPGAAFARPDATVVLTTGDGGGLMALADLETAVRVARGRGLAVVWNDAAYSAEVHVYGSKGLTREPMMIPQVDFAALAASVGARGVVVRRVSDLDVLREWSALPATERPFLLLDLRVSGTVIAPYQHEIMALNR; via the coding sequence ATGCCCACCGTCGTCACGCACGTCGCCGCGGCCCTCTCCCAGCACATCCGAACCGTCTTCGGGGTGATGGGCAACGGCAACGCCCACTTCATCGACGCGCTCGAGCGCACCAGTGCCGCCGAATTCGTCGCCGTCCGCCACGAGGCCGGGGGCGTCGTCGCGGCGGATGCGTTCTCCCGCGCCGGGGGCGGGATCGCCGCGGCGACGGCCACGTACGGTGCGGGTTTCACGAACACCCTCACCGCACTGGCCGAGGCCGTCCAGGCGCGGGTCCCTCTGATGCTGGTCGTCGGCGACGAGCCGACCTCCGGGCCACGGCCCTGGGACGTCGATCAAGTCGCACTCGCCTCCGGCGTCGGGGCCCGGACCTACACCGTCGGACGCACGGACGCCGCGGCGACCACGCTCCTGGCTATCGAGCACGCCCTGCAGTTCCGCGTGCCGACGGTCCTGGCGATCCCTTATGACGTCGGCACACTCGAAGCCGGACCGGTCCAGCCGACACCGGAGCTGCGGAGCGCTCCGAAGGCGCCCGTGAGCACCTTCATGCAGCTCGCGGTCGGTGATGCGGCAACGGCGCTCGCGAACGCGGAGCGACCGTTCCTCCTCGCCGGTCGCGGCGCCTGGCTGGCCGGTGCGAGCGGCACCCTCGGGGCACTGGCGGAGGCCACCGGCGCGCTCACCGCCTCGACCGCTCTCGGCCGCGGAGTGTTCCCCGACGGCCGGTACGACCTGGGTGTGACGGGCGGTTTCGGCACCGACGCGGCGACCGAGTTGATCCGCCAGGCGGACGTCGTGGTCGTGTTCGGCGCCTCGCTCAATCAGTTCACCATGCGCTTCGGCGCGCTGTTCGCGCCGACGACCAGAGTGATCCAGGTGGACCTCGCCCCGACCGCGACTCATCCTCATGTCGGGACCTACCTCCGCGGTGACGTCGCCGACGTCGCGGAAGCGCTGCTCGCCGGCGTCCGGGGGGCAGGCACGACGCCGAGCCGCTGGCGCGACACCGCGCCCCTCGAGAACGTCCGGCAGCACGACCCCGGAACGGGGCTCGCCGACGACGGGCTGCTGGACCCCCGCTCGGCAGCCGCCCGGATCGGCGAGCTCCTCCCCGCCAACAGGGTCGTCGTCTCCGACGGAGGCCACTTCATCGGTTGGGCCAACATGTACTGGCCCGTCGCCAGCCCGGAACGGATGGTGATGGTGGGGACGGCGTACCAGTCGATCGGCTTCGGCTTCCCCAGCGTGCCGGGAGCCGCATTCGCGCGGCCGGACGCCACCGTCGTCCTGACCACCGGGGACGGAGGCGGGCTGATGGCCCTGGCCGACCTCGAGACGGCCGTCCGAGTAGCGCGCGGACGAGGCCTGGCCGTGGTGTGGAACGACGCCGCCTACAGCGCAGAGGTGCACGTGTACGGCAGCAAGGGGCTCACCAGAGAGCCGATGATGATCCCGCAGGTCGACTTCGCCGCTCTGGCAGCGAGTGTGGGCGCGCGCGGAGTCGTCGTCCGTCGAGTGAGCGATCTCGACGTCCTCCGGGAGTGGTCCGCCCTCCCCGCGACCGAGCGCCCGTTCCTCTTGCTCGATCTCCGCGTCTCCGGGACGGTCATCGCCCCGTATCAGCACGAGATCATGGCCCTGAACCGCTGA
- a CDS encoding FAD-binding monooxygenase, with the protein MQFHNHGYVSGDPRISTEAGTGVDRPADLPDEVDVLIVGAGPAGMILAAQLSQFPGITTRIIDRRPARLAIGQADGIQARSVETFQAFGFAERIVSEAYRITEMCFWSPDPADPTRIVRSGRAEDDPHGISEFPHLIVNQARVLDYFAEVMQFSPTRMSPDYGYDFLGLDVYHEGTTDHPVTVTLRRTAGEKAGEEHRVRAAYVVGTDGARSGVRQSIGRTLEGDQAFHAWGVMDILAVTDFPDIRTKCAIQSQAGSILLIPREGGHLFRLYVDLGEVAADDDGAVRRTPVESVIAQANAILSPYTLDVKDVAWSSVYEVGHRLTDGFDDVDPGEERAPRVFIAGDACHTHSAKAGQGMNVSMQDGFNLGWKLAHVLEGRSPASLLATYSRERHVIARNLIDFDKEWSTLMAKKPEEFENPAELGEFYTRTAEFPAGFMTRYTPSMIVGGDAHQALAKGFPIGKRFKSAPVVRVADANPVHLGHHHRADGRWRFYAFADGAQGSCPALEEWSHWLATAPDSPVVRFTPRDTDVDSLFDVKVVYPERHSEIDLGRVPALFLPRTGPFDLIDYEKVYSADPAADIFDARGIDRSTGVLVVVRPDQYVAAVLPLADTEALSSFFAATLLAPA; encoded by the coding sequence ATGCAGTTCCACAATCACGGTTACGTATCCGGAGACCCGCGCATCAGCACGGAGGCGGGAACGGGGGTCGACCGCCCCGCCGATCTCCCCGATGAAGTGGATGTCCTCATCGTCGGCGCGGGTCCTGCGGGGATGATCCTGGCTGCGCAGCTCTCGCAGTTCCCGGGCATCACGACCCGGATCATCGATCGCCGACCCGCGCGCCTCGCGATCGGTCAGGCCGACGGCATCCAGGCGCGCAGCGTCGAGACGTTCCAGGCCTTCGGCTTCGCCGAGCGGATCGTCAGCGAGGCGTACCGCATCACCGAGATGTGCTTCTGGAGTCCCGATCCCGCGGATCCGACCCGCATCGTGCGCTCGGGTCGCGCCGAGGACGATCCGCACGGGATCAGCGAGTTCCCGCACCTCATCGTCAACCAGGCGCGGGTCCTCGACTACTTCGCCGAAGTCATGCAGTTCTCGCCCACTCGGATGAGCCCGGACTACGGCTACGACTTCCTCGGGCTCGACGTCTATCACGAGGGCACCACCGACCACCCGGTCACCGTGACGCTGCGCCGCACCGCGGGCGAGAAGGCGGGCGAGGAACACCGCGTCAGAGCCGCCTATGTCGTCGGAACCGATGGAGCGCGCAGCGGTGTGCGCCAGTCGATCGGACGCACTCTCGAAGGGGACCAGGCGTTCCATGCGTGGGGAGTGATGGACATCCTCGCCGTCACCGACTTCCCGGACATCCGGACCAAGTGCGCGATCCAGTCGCAGGCGGGCAGCATCCTGCTGATCCCACGGGAAGGCGGCCACCTGTTCCGTCTCTACGTCGACCTCGGAGAGGTCGCCGCCGATGACGACGGCGCTGTCCGCCGCACACCGGTCGAATCCGTCATCGCCCAGGCCAACGCCATCCTCAGCCCGTACACGCTCGACGTGAAGGACGTGGCCTGGTCGAGCGTCTACGAGGTCGGTCACCGGCTCACCGACGGCTTCGACGACGTCGACCCCGGAGAGGAGCGAGCACCTCGCGTCTTCATCGCCGGCGACGCCTGCCACACCCACAGCGCCAAGGCCGGACAGGGCATGAACGTGTCGATGCAGGACGGCTTCAACCTGGGGTGGAAGCTCGCGCACGTCCTCGAGGGCCGCAGCCCGGCCTCCCTCCTCGCGACGTACTCCCGAGAGCGGCACGTCATCGCGAGGAACCTGATCGACTTCGACAAGGAGTGGTCGACCCTGATGGCCAAGAAGCCGGAGGAGTTCGAGAACCCGGCCGAACTCGGCGAGTTCTACACCCGCACAGCGGAGTTCCCCGCCGGCTTCATGACCCGGTACACACCGTCGATGATCGTCGGCGGCGACGCGCATCAGGCCCTCGCGAAGGGCTTCCCGATCGGCAAGCGCTTCAAGTCGGCACCGGTGGTACGGGTCGCCGACGCGAATCCTGTGCATCTCGGCCACCACCACCGCGCGGACGGACGCTGGCGCTTCTACGCCTTCGCCGACGGCGCCCAGGGCAGCTGCCCTGCCCTGGAGGAGTGGTCGCACTGGCTCGCGACGGCACCGGACTCGCCCGTGGTGCGCTTCACGCCCCGCGACACCGACGTCGACAGCCTCTTCGACGTAAAGGTCGTCTATCCGGAGCGGCACTCCGAGATCGACCTCGGTCGCGTCCCCGCCCTCTTCCTCCCGCGCACAGGTCCCTTCGACCTGATCGACTACGAGAAGGTCTACTCCGCCGACCCGGCCGCCGACATCTTCGACGCTCGAGGAATTGACCGCTCGACCGGCGTGCTCGTCGTCGTGAGACCCGACCAGTACGTCGCCGCCGTGCTCCCCCTCGCCGACACCGAGGCGCTCTCCTCCTTCTTCGCGGCGACTCTGCTCGCACCCGCGTGA
- a CDS encoding fumarylacetoacetate hydrolase family protein: MSDHHPAGGWLSSADRERFSALPMRPGKIIAVHLAYASRAAQRGRRPAAPSYFLKPSSSVAGSGSSIERPLGTELLAFEGEIALVIERPLRRISAEDAWSHVGWITAANDFGLYDLRANDSGSNVRSKGGDGFTPLGASCFRADGVHPAELRVRTWVNGEIAQDDTTGDLLFSFPQILADLSQHLTLEPGDIVLTGTPAGSSVVQPGDVVEVEVDAPRATGAPSSGRLITTVEAGAVAFDPALGSTPSVDDLQRAEAWGSREAAGLPAESGTALHPDLRAALERVPVAGLSAQLRKRGLNDTTIDGVRPLRPGTALVGVARTLRFVPRREDLFASHGGGYNAQKRIFDSVRAGEVIVIEARGETGSGTLGDILALRARARGAAGVVTDGGVRDSAAVSDIGLPVFSSGVHPAVLGRRHVPWDSDITIACGGATVQPGDVIVGDADGVIVVPRALVEEVVEAALAQEEEDAWIAERVSEGHAVDGLFPMNAEWKERYSAWRATR; this comes from the coding sequence ATGTCTGATCACCACCCGGCGGGCGGCTGGCTGTCATCGGCGGATCGCGAGCGCTTCTCCGCGTTGCCGATGCGGCCCGGCAAGATCATCGCGGTGCACCTCGCGTACGCCTCCCGTGCTGCGCAGCGAGGCAGACGCCCGGCGGCTCCGTCCTACTTCCTCAAGCCCAGCAGTTCGGTCGCCGGCTCCGGCTCGTCGATCGAGCGGCCGCTCGGCACCGAGCTCCTGGCCTTCGAGGGCGAGATCGCTCTCGTCATCGAGCGGCCCCTTCGCAGAATCAGCGCCGAGGACGCCTGGTCGCACGTCGGCTGGATCACCGCGGCGAACGATTTCGGGCTCTACGACCTCCGCGCCAACGACTCCGGGTCCAACGTGCGCTCGAAGGGAGGGGACGGCTTCACCCCGCTCGGCGCCTCGTGCTTTAGGGCGGACGGCGTCCATCCGGCCGAACTGCGCGTGCGCACCTGGGTCAACGGCGAGATCGCTCAGGACGACACGACCGGTGACCTCCTCTTCTCCTTCCCGCAGATCCTGGCCGATCTGTCCCAGCACCTGACGCTGGAGCCCGGCGACATCGTCCTCACCGGCACTCCCGCCGGCTCGTCCGTCGTGCAGCCCGGCGACGTGGTCGAGGTCGAGGTCGATGCTCCCCGGGCGACCGGGGCGCCGAGCTCGGGTCGGCTCATCACGACGGTCGAGGCCGGAGCCGTCGCTTTCGACCCCGCCCTCGGCTCCACACCATCCGTCGACGACCTCCAGCGCGCAGAGGCGTGGGGCTCTCGCGAGGCGGCGGGTCTCCCCGCCGAGAGCGGAACGGCGCTCCACCCCGACCTCCGCGCCGCGCTCGAGCGGGTCCCGGTGGCAGGACTGTCCGCGCAGCTGCGCAAGCGCGGCCTGAACGACACCACGATCGACGGGGTCCGGCCGCTCCGACCGGGCACAGCGCTCGTCGGGGTCGCGAGGACCCTGCGCTTCGTCCCGCGACGCGAGGACCTGTTCGCCTCGCACGGAGGCGGGTACAACGCGCAGAAGCGCATCTTCGACTCGGTCCGCGCCGGCGAGGTGATCGTGATCGAGGCCCGCGGAGAGACCGGCTCCGGCACCCTCGGTGACATCCTCGCCCTGAGGGCTCGCGCCCGCGGTGCCGCTGGAGTCGTCACCGACGGCGGAGTCCGCGACAGCGCGGCCGTCTCGGACATCGGCCTCCCGGTCTTCTCCTCCGGAGTCCATCCCGCGGTCCTCGGGCGCCGGCACGTCCCGTGGGACTCCGACATCACCATCGCCTGCGGTGGCGCCACCGTGCAGCCGGGCGACGTGATCGTCGGCGACGCCGACGGAGTGATCGTCGTTCCCCGCGCGCTCGTCGAGGAGGTCGTCGAGGCCGCTCTCGCCCAGGAGGAGGAGGACGCGTGGATCGCCGAGCGAGTCTCCGAGGGGCACGCCGTCGACGGGCTCTTCCCGATGAACGCGGAGTGGAAGGAACGGTACTCCGCATGGCGCGCGACGCGATGA
- a CDS encoding GntR family transcriptional regulator produces MTESGPMTAQSKSQQAREWIRKRILDGDFTPGYRLVLGSIASTLGMSAVPVREAIRQLEAEGLVTFERNVGAHVSMVDDSQYRDSMQALSVLEGAATALAARRLTEDDIRRARHVNGLMMDVLERFDPRGFTALNQQFHALLFAKCGNPRMLELVEAEWGRLGHLRDSTFSFVPGRAQESVREHQNILVLIENSAPLGEIEKAARRHRSATLDAYLIHEHPDEALGLSSF; encoded by the coding sequence ATGACCGAGAGCGGCCCGATGACGGCCCAGAGCAAGTCCCAGCAGGCGCGGGAGTGGATCCGCAAGCGAATCCTCGACGGCGACTTCACCCCCGGCTACCGCCTGGTCCTCGGCAGCATCGCCTCGACCCTGGGCATGAGCGCTGTGCCGGTGCGGGAGGCGATCCGGCAGCTCGAGGCCGAGGGGCTGGTCACCTTCGAGCGGAACGTCGGCGCCCACGTGTCGATGGTCGACGACTCCCAGTACCGCGACAGCATGCAGGCGCTGAGCGTCCTCGAGGGTGCCGCGACCGCCCTCGCAGCTAGACGTCTCACCGAGGACGACATCCGCCGAGCGCGCCATGTGAACGGCCTCATGATGGACGTCCTCGAGCGCTTCGACCCGCGCGGGTTCACCGCCCTCAACCAGCAGTTTCACGCACTCCTCTTCGCGAAGTGCGGGAACCCTCGGATGCTCGAGCTCGTCGAGGCCGAGTGGGGGCGCCTCGGCCATCTGCGGGACTCGACATTCTCGTTCGTCCCCGGCCGCGCTCAGGAGTCTGTCCGCGAGCACCAGAACATCCTGGTCCTCATCGAGAACTCCGCTCCCCTCGGCGAGATCGAGAAGGCAGCACGGCGCCACCGCTCGGCGACCCTCGACGCCTACCTCATCCACGAGCATCCCGACGAGGCCCTCGGCCTCTCCTCTTTCTGA
- the hpaE gene encoding 5-carboxymethyl-2-hydroxymuconate semialdehyde dehydrogenase, which produces MSDTTTAAAPRYVPADLPERIQHYIDGRFVDSVDGDTFDVLDPVSNTTYLQAAAGKKADVDLAVAAARRAFTDGPWPRMLPRERSRILHRIADLVEERDARLAELESFDSGLPITQALGQARRAAENFRFFADLIVAQSDDTYKVPGRQINYVNRKPIGVAGLITPWNTPFMLESWKLGPALATGNTVVLKPAEFTPLSASLWAGIFEEAGLPRGVFNLVNGLGEDAGDALVKHPDVPLISFTGESGTGQLIFGNAAPFLKGLSMELGGKSPAIVFADADLDAAIDATIFGVFSLNGERCTAGSRILVERSVYDDFVERYAAQAERVVVGYPHDPATEVGALVHPEHYDKVMSYIEIGKGEARLVAGGGRAEGFDEGNFVAPTVFADVAPDARIFQEEIFGPVVAITPFDSDEEALALANGVRYGLAAYVWTNDLKRAHNFAQDIEAGMVWLNSNNVRDLRTPFGGVKASGLGHEGGYRSIDFYTDQQAVHITLGEVHNPTFGKAGAAHH; this is translated from the coding sequence GTGTCCGACACCACCACAGCCGCAGCGCCGCGCTACGTCCCCGCAGATCTGCCGGAGCGCATCCAGCACTACATCGACGGCCGCTTCGTCGACTCCGTCGACGGCGACACCTTCGATGTCCTCGACCCTGTCTCGAACACGACCTACCTCCAGGCCGCGGCCGGCAAGAAGGCCGACGTCGACCTCGCCGTGGCCGCCGCCCGCCGCGCCTTCACCGACGGCCCCTGGCCCCGGATGCTCCCTCGCGAGCGCTCCCGGATCCTGCACCGCATCGCCGACCTCGTCGAGGAGCGCGACGCCCGGCTCGCCGAGCTCGAGTCCTTCGACTCCGGGCTCCCGATCACCCAGGCCCTCGGCCAGGCCCGCCGCGCAGCGGAGAACTTCCGATTCTTCGCCGACCTGATCGTCGCCCAGTCCGACGACACCTACAAGGTGCCCGGCCGGCAGATCAACTACGTCAATCGCAAGCCGATCGGTGTCGCCGGGCTGATCACCCCCTGGAACACCCCCTTCATGCTCGAGTCGTGGAAGCTCGGCCCGGCGCTCGCGACCGGCAACACCGTCGTGCTCAAGCCCGCCGAGTTCACCCCGCTGTCGGCTTCGCTCTGGGCAGGGATCTTCGAGGAGGCCGGACTCCCCCGGGGAGTCTTCAACCTCGTCAACGGCCTGGGCGAGGACGCCGGTGACGCGCTGGTCAAGCACCCCGATGTTCCGCTGATCTCCTTCACCGGCGAGAGCGGCACCGGGCAGCTGATCTTCGGCAACGCGGCACCGTTCCTCAAGGGCCTGTCCATGGAGCTCGGCGGGAAGTCCCCCGCCATCGTCTTCGCCGACGCCGACCTCGACGCCGCGATCGACGCGACCATCTTCGGAGTGTTCTCCCTCAACGGTGAGCGCTGCACCGCAGGCAGCCGCATCCTCGTCGAGCGCTCGGTCTACGACGACTTCGTCGAGCGGTACGCCGCCCAGGCCGAGCGCGTGGTCGTCGGCTACCCGCACGACCCCGCGACGGAGGTCGGTGCGCTCGTGCACCCCGAGCACTACGACAAGGTCATGAGCTACATCGAGATCGGCAAGGGCGAGGCGCGCCTAGTCGCCGGCGGCGGTCGTGCGGAGGGCTTCGACGAGGGCAACTTCGTCGCTCCCACCGTCTTCGCCGATGTCGCCCCAGACGCCCGGATCTTCCAGGAGGAGATCTTCGGCCCGGTCGTCGCGATAACCCCGTTCGACTCCGACGAGGAGGCACTCGCTCTCGCGAACGGCGTCCGCTACGGGCTCGCCGCCTACGTCTGGACCAACGACCTCAAGCGCGCCCACAACTTCGCGCAGGACATCGAGGCGGGCATGGTCTGGCTGAACTCGAACAACGTGCGCGACCTGCGCACCCCGTTCGGCGGCGTGAAGGCCTCGGGCCTCGGTCACGAGGGCGGCTACCGCTCGATCGACTTCTACACCGACCAGCAGGCCGTGCACATCACTCTGGGCGAGGTGCACAATCCGACCTTCGGCAAGGCCGGTGCCGCCCACCACTGA